A single window of Nasonia vitripennis strain AsymCx chromosome 4, Nvit_psr_1.1, whole genome shotgun sequence DNA harbors:
- the LOC100113674 gene encoding nuclear export mediator factor NEMF homolog: MKNRFNTYDLVCSVTELQKLVGMRVNQIYDIDHRTYLIRFQRSEEKSILLIESGNRIHTTEFEWPKNVAPSGFSMKMRKHLKNKRLESLTQIGVDRVVDLQFGSNEAAYHIVLELYDRGNIVLTDSEMTILNILRPHTEGDKIRLAVKERYPAFRAHTKVIPTREELQDIIKNAKQGESLKKILNPHLEVGAAVIDHVLLEVGFQLGCKIGKEFDVAKDVDKLYSALENAEKMLNNAKKDVSKGYIIQKKEEKPIKDGEEEFMYANIEFHPFLFEQCKNQHYKEYETFDKAVDEYFSTMEGQKLDLKVLQQERDALKKLDNVKKDHDQRLVTLGKTQEADKQKAELITRNQELVDNAILAMQSALANQMSWQDIQTLLKEAQAKGDPVASAIKHLKLESNHITMLLSDPYEDSDDDEPELKPMTVDIDLAHSAFSNATRYYDQKRSAAKKQQKTIESQGKALKSAERKTKQTLKEVQAIHSINKARKVYWFEKFYWFITSENYLVIGGRDQQQNELIVKRYLRSGDVYVHADLTGASSVVVKNPNGGPVPPKSLAEAGTMAVAYSIAWEAKVIAGSYWVNSDQVSKTAPTGEYLTTGSFMIRGKKNYLPPCQLIMGLGFLFRLEDSSIERHKDERRVRTLEEDDADRVTETYNEIEIEEEDEEGKSKEDNENLETINEESSENIKQESTKKDENSSDEDEKSLFPDTQIKLDLSGPRVKLSVDESKSIGKLQKDMDEVVYLGDDKPVPLKSAQNKDTSKNIGNKMPSKKEQPNYSDAQPKQNQTGLKRGQRGKLKKIKEKYKDQDEEDRKLLMTVLQSAGAAKEDKRKSKNKDPSGPKQQGKKKGVPPRINPAQQQNQVAENLDEEDAGPGPEVDMLDQLTGKPLPEDELLFSVPVVAPYSTLQSYKFKVKLTPGTGKRGKAAKTAVAVFLKDKTITAREKDLLKSVKEETIARNIPGKVKISAPQITKLKK, encoded by the exons ATGAAGAACCGATTTAATACATATGATTTGGTGTGCTCCGTCACCGAGCTTCAAAA gcTCGTGGGTATGCGCGTGAACCAAATCTATGACATAGACCACAGAACATATCTCATTCGGTTTCAACGAAGTGAAGAAAAATCCATATTATTAATAGAGTCTGGCAATCGAATTCATACGACTGAATTCGAGTGGCCCAAGAATGTAGCCCCCTCAGGATTTTCAATGAAA ATGAGGAAGCACTTGAAAAATAAGCGACTTGAAAGTCTGACACAAATTGGAGTTGATCGAGTAGTTGATCTTCAATTTGGTAGTAATGAGGCAGCTTATCATATTGTTCTAGAATTGTATGACCGTGGTAACATTGTTCTAACTGATTCTGAAATGACAATACTCAATATACTAAGGCCACACACAGAAGGAGACAAAATAAG ACTAGCTGTGAAAGAACGTTATCCAGCTTTTAGAGCACATACCAAAGTAATACCTACTCGAGAAGAGCTTCAAGATATTATAAAGAATGCAAAACAAGgagaaagtttaaaaaaaatactaaatcCTCATTTAGAAGTTGGTGCAGCTGTTATAGATCATGTTTTGTTAGAAGTTGGTTTTCAATTAGGTTGTAAAATAGGAAAAGAATTTGATGTTGCAAAAGATGTGGATAAGTTGTACTCTGCTCTagaaaatgcagaaaaaatgcTCAATAATGCGAAAAAAGATGTATCAAAAGGATACATCATacaaaagaaggaagaaaagcCTATAAAAGATGGAGAAGAGGAATTTATGTACGCTAACATTGAGTTTCATCCATTTTTATTTGAACAGTGTAAAAATCAACATTATAAAGAGTATGAAACATTTGATAAAGCAGTGGATGAGTACTTTTCAACTATGGAAGGACAAAAATtagatttaaaagttttgCAACAAGAACGAGATGCTCTGAAAAAATTGGACAATGTTAAGAAAGATCATGATCAGAGATTGGTAACTTTAGGTAAAACTCAAGAGGCAGACAAACAAAAAGCTGAGCTGATTACTCGAAATCAAGAGTTAGTCGATAACGCGATACTTGCAATGCAAAGTGCATTGGCAAATCAAATGTCTTGGCAAGATATACAAACACTATTGAAAGAAGCCCAAGCCAAGGGAGACCCTGTGGCCTCTGCCATTAAACACTTAAAATTAGAAAGCAATCATATTACAATGTTATTAAGTGATCCATATGAAGATAGCGACGATGATGAACCAGAGTTAAAACCCATGACTGTAGATATTGATTTAGCACATTCAGCATTTAGTAATGCAACGCGTTATTATGACCAGAAGCGTTCAGCTGCAAAGAAACAACAAAAGACTATTGAATCTCAAGGAAAGGCCTTGAAATCAGCAGAGAGAAAAACCAAGCAAACTTTGAAAGAAGTGCAAGCAATCCACAGCATAAACAAAGCAAGAAAAGTTTACTggtttgaaaagttttattgGTTTATTACATCAGAAAATTATTTAG ttattgGTGGACGGGATCAACAACAAAACGAGTTAATTGTAAAAAGATACCTGAGAAGCGGAGATGTTTATGTGCATGCTGATTTAACTGGTGCCAGTTCAGTAGTAGTAAAAAATCCTAATGGAGGACCTGTTCCTCCAAAATCGTTAGCTGAGGCTGGAACCATGGCAGTTGCTTACAG TATTGCATGGGAAGCTAAGGTAATAGCTGGTTCATACTGGGTAAATAGTGATCAAGTTTCCAAAACTGCTCCAACTGGAGAGTACCTCACTACAGGATCTTTCATGATTCGaggcaaaaaaaattatttacctcCATGTCAGTTAATAATGGGATTAGGGTTTCTATTTCGTTTAGAAGATAGTTCGATTGAGCGACACAAAGATGAAAGGAGGGTTCGCACATTAGAAGAGGATGACGCTGATCGCGTAACTGAAACATACAACGAAATTGAAATAGAGGAAGAGGATGAAGAAG GTAAAAGCAAGgaagataatgaaaatttagaaactataaatgaagaatcttcagaaaatattaaacaggAGTCCACGAAAAAAGATGAGAACAGTAGTGATGAAGACGAAAAATCACTATTTCCAGATACTCAGATCAAATTAGATCTTTCGGGTCCAAGAGTAAAGTTGAGTGTTGATGAGTCGAAATCTATTGGGAAACTACAAAAAGATATGGACGAAGTAGTATATTTGGGCGACGATAAACCCGTTCCATTAAAAAGCGCACAAAATAAAGATACTTCAAAAAATATTGGAAATAAAATGCCTTCTAAAAAAGAACAACCCAATTATTCCGACGCACAGCCGAAACAAAATCAGACAGGCCTAAAAAGAGGTCAACGcggaaaactaaaaaaaattaaagaaaaatataaagatcAGGATGAAGAAGATAGGAAATTATTAATGACAGTCTTACAG tctGCTGGAGCTGCCAAAGAAGATAAAAGAaagagtaaaaacaaagatCCATCTGGCCCAAAACAACAAGGAAAGAAGAAAGGAGTCCCGCCGAGAATAAATCCAGCGCAACAGCAAAATCAAGTTGCAGAAAACTTAGATGAGGAAGATGCTGGTCCAGGACCTGAAGTTGATATGTTAGATCAGTTGACGGGTAAACCACTTCCAGAAGATGAATTGCTGTTTTCAGTACCAGTTGTCGCTCCATATAGCACATTGCAAAGTTATAA ATTCAAAGTAAAATTAACGCCTGGAACTGGTAAACGAGGAAAAGCTGCCAAGACTGCAGTAGCCGTTTTTCTCAAAGATAAGACTATAACTGCAAGAGAAAAAGATCTCTTGAAGTCTGTTAAGGAAGAAACTATTGCAAGAAATATACCTGGAAAGGTGAAAATCAGTGCACcacaaataacaaaattaaaaaaatag
- the LOC100117041 gene encoding serine/threonine-protein kinase greatwall isoform X2, with the protein MPGSSGSTIGETSNIKDSIDSTIHLNDASGSDPEQNMCNGVTTPQQSNSEHKHYDNSIFNTISKIVNRTAKVPEIQDFKIVKPISRGAFGKVFLGYKRTNPDQVYAIKVMKKNEMIHKNMASQVVIERNALAIVRSPYCVQLFYSLQSATSVYLVMEYMVGGDLKSLVGMYGYMEESMAAFYTAEVCLALEYLHSHGIVHRDLKPDNMLLSKEGHVKLTDFGLSKISTSTLHRDLEISDLVNCTPSLCTRTPGQLLSLTSHLTFDSGLKSTISNDSNLNSSERSVPSGDYSRVSGVTPFQSAEDIKISVFSSESSNSSSYHTAEASASSSVASSEASACESNNNIINHNTEEEDESTLEAEQSQHPLPHHTSPLSTCKKTLSRGTKRKRHAQGMQSTGLTREICLMGLDGDLTPKRKNRGHMYSCRSPPAVVTTFRRQVKDEDGTVKTETGSGSVRVAFSTPVSSTKNRIRKEERIFKKDEEKLIVKTTRFDLPPTTATPDIAGEDLNGSELHPQHRSPQGISPIKTPAPSGNSYTPFRTPKSVRRGAQATNRSDDRILGTPDYLAPELLLRHGHGAAVDWWALGVCLFEFCTGIPPFNDETPEAVFANILARDVPWPEGEESLSANAMAAIDSLLTLDQNVRPSAKEVRTMKLFENFPWDDPQKAEPPFVPQPDDNYDTCYFQARNILQHLNVSSCDT; encoded by the exons ATGCCGGGTTCGAGTGGTTCAACCATCGGGGAAACGAGCAACATCAAGGATTCTATAGACTCGACGATCCACCTCAACGATGCATCCGGGAGCGACCCCGAGCAGAACATGTGCAATGGAGTCACCACTCCCCAGCAGTCCAATTCAGAACACAAGCACTATGACAACTCCATCTTCAATACTATTTCCAAAATTGTCAATCGTACGGCAAAG gtGCCAGAGATACAGGATTTCAAAATTGTCAAGCCCATAAGCAGGGGTGCATTCGGCAAAGTATTCTTAGGTTACAAGAGGACTAATCCAGATCAAGTTTATGCCATAAAAGTTATGAAAAAGAATGAAATGATTCACAAAAACATGGCATCCCAGGTAGTCATAGAGAGGAATGCATTGGCAATTGTTAGGAGCCCTTACTGCGTTCAGCTCTTCTATTCGCTCCAATCCGCTACCAGTGTCTACTTAGTGATGGAGTACATGGTTGGCGGAGACTTGAAGAGTTTGGTAGGAATGTACGGTTACATGGAGGAATCTATGGCTGCTTTTTACACAGCCGAGGTTTGTCTGGCTCTCGAATATCTGCACTCCCATGGCATCGTACATCGAGATCTCAAGCCAGATAATATGCTACTGTCCAAAGAGGGCCATGTCAAGCTCACAGACTTTGGTCTCAGCAAAATTTCTACTTCTACTTTGCACCGAGACTTGGAGATATCTGACTTGGTGAATTGCACTCCCAGCTTATGCACCAGAACTCCTGGTCAACTGCTCTCTCTGACATCTCATCTGACCTTTGACTCTGGACTGAAATCAACAATAAGTAACGATTCGAACCTCAACTCCAGTGAAAGAA GTGTTCCATCTGGCGACTACTCTCGCGTCTCTGGTGTGACTCCATTTCAGTCTGCCGAAGATATCAAGATCTCGGTATTTTCGAGCGAGAGTTCAAACTCGAGCAGTTACCATACAGCAGAGGCATCGGCCTCCTCTTCAGTTGCCTCGTCGGAGGCTTCTGCATGCGAGTCTAACAACAACATCATCAACCACAACACAGAGGAGGAAGATGAATCAACTCTCGAGGCCGAACAGTCGCAACATCCGTTACCTCACCATACGAGTCCACTGAGTACCTGCAAGAAAACACTGTCTCGCGGGACCAAAAGAAAAAGACATGCTCAGGGGATGCAGAGTACGGGTCTGACGAGGGAGATCTGCTTGATGGGCTTAGATGGCGATCTTACCCCAAAGAGGAAAAACCGCGGACACATGTACTCCTGCAGGAGTCCGCCAGCAGTTGTGACAACCTTTAGACGTCAGGTCAAAGATGAAGATGGCACTGTAAAGACGGAGACTGGAAGCGGATCCGTAAGGGTAGCTTTTAGCACGCCGGTTTCATCGACAAAAAATCGGATTCGCAAAGAGGAGCGAATTTTCAAGAAGGATGAAGAGAAGCTAATTGTCAAGACCACGAGGTTCGATCTGCCCCCGACCACCGCGACACCAGATATTGCGGGAGAAGACTTGAACGGTAGCGAGCTTCATCCGCAGCACAGGTCGCCTCAGGGAATATCGCCTATAAAGACTCCAGCACCATCGGGGAATAGTTACACGCCTTTTCGGACACCAAAGTCTGTGAGGCGAGGAGCACAAGCCACCAATCGATCAGACGACAGGATTCTTGGAACTCCAGATTATTTGGCTCCAGAATTACTTCTTAGACACG GTCATGGAGCAGCGGTGGACTGGTGGGCGCTGGGAGTCTGTTTATTTGAGTTTTGTACGGGCATACCGCCTTTCAACGATGAAACGCCTGAAGCCGTGTTTGCTAACATCCTAGCGCGTGACGTGCCTTGGCCTGAAGGTGAAGAAAGTCTGTCTGCAAATGCGATGGCGGCCATCGACAGCCTGCTCACCCTAGATCAGAACGTACGTCCTTCAGCCAAGGAAGTGCGTACGATGAAGCTTTTCGAGAACTTTCCCTGGGACGATCCACAGAAAGCGGAACCGCCCTTTGTTCCGCAACCTGACGATAACTATGATACATGCTATTTTCAAG CGCGAAATATCTTACAACATCTTAACGTCAGCAGCTGCGATACATGA
- the LOC100680414 gene encoding 40S ribosomal protein S16 → MQKKQKQQIHSVQVFGRKKSATAVAYCKRGRGILRVNGRPLELVEPRVLQYKLQEPILLLGKEKFSEVDIRVRVNGGGHVAQIYAIRQAISKALVAYYQKYVDEASKKEIKDILIQYDRTLLVADPRRCEPKKFGGPGARARYQKSYR, encoded by the exons ATGCAGAAG AAACAGAAACAGCAGATCCACTCTGTGCAGGTCTTCGGCCGCAAA aaaagCGCCACAGCGGTCGCTTACTGCAAACGAGGCCGTGGAATCCTGCGAGTAAATGGCCGTCCCTTGGAGCTGGTTGAACCCAGAGTTCTCCAGTACAAGCTTCAGGAGCCAATTCTGCTTCTTGGAAAG GAAAAGTTCTCAGAAGTTGACATCAGGGTCAGAGTAAACGGTGGTGGTCATGTAGCCCAGATCTACGCCATCAGACAGGCAATCTCTAAGGCTCTCGTAGCTTACTACCAGAAAT aTGTGGATGAAGCCAGCAAGAAGGAGATCAAAGACATTCTCATCCAATACGATAGGACACTTTTGGTAGCCGATCCCAGAAGGTGCGAGCCCAAGAAGTTTGGTGGTCCAGGAGCACGTGCACGCTACCAAAAATCCTACCGTTAA
- the LOC100117041 gene encoding serine/threonine-protein kinase greatwall isoform X1 — protein sequence MPGSSGSTIGETSNIKDSIDSTIHLNDASGSDPEQNMCNGVTTPQQSNSEHKHYDNSIFNTISKIVNRTAKVPEIQDFKIVKPISRGAFGKVFLGYKRTNPDQVYAIKVMKKNEMIHKNMASQVVIERNALAIVRSPYCVQLFYSLQSATSVYLVMEYMVGGDLKSLVGMYGYMEESMAAFYTAEVCLALEYLHSHGIVHRDLKPDNMLLSKEGHVKLTDFGLSKISTSTLHRDLEISDLVNCTPSLCTRTPGQLLSLTSHLTFDSGLKSTISNDSNLNSSERSNPAMDLLPELQMRGHHHSNSSINSLASSGVPSGDYSRVSGVTPFQSAEDIKISVFSSESSNSSSYHTAEASASSSVASSEASACESNNNIINHNTEEEDESTLEAEQSQHPLPHHTSPLSTCKKTLSRGTKRKRHAQGMQSTGLTREICLMGLDGDLTPKRKNRGHMYSCRSPPAVVTTFRRQVKDEDGTVKTETGSGSVRVAFSTPVSSTKNRIRKEERIFKKDEEKLIVKTTRFDLPPTTATPDIAGEDLNGSELHPQHRSPQGISPIKTPAPSGNSYTPFRTPKSVRRGAQATNRSDDRILGTPDYLAPELLLRHGHGAAVDWWALGVCLFEFCTGIPPFNDETPEAVFANILARDVPWPEGEESLSANAMAAIDSLLTLDQNVRPSAKEVRTMKLFENFPWDDPQKAEPPFVPQPDDNYDTCYFQARNILQHLNVSSCDT from the exons ATGCCGGGTTCGAGTGGTTCAACCATCGGGGAAACGAGCAACATCAAGGATTCTATAGACTCGACGATCCACCTCAACGATGCATCCGGGAGCGACCCCGAGCAGAACATGTGCAATGGAGTCACCACTCCCCAGCAGTCCAATTCAGAACACAAGCACTATGACAACTCCATCTTCAATACTATTTCCAAAATTGTCAATCGTACGGCAAAG gtGCCAGAGATACAGGATTTCAAAATTGTCAAGCCCATAAGCAGGGGTGCATTCGGCAAAGTATTCTTAGGTTACAAGAGGACTAATCCAGATCAAGTTTATGCCATAAAAGTTATGAAAAAGAATGAAATGATTCACAAAAACATGGCATCCCAGGTAGTCATAGAGAGGAATGCATTGGCAATTGTTAGGAGCCCTTACTGCGTTCAGCTCTTCTATTCGCTCCAATCCGCTACCAGTGTCTACTTAGTGATGGAGTACATGGTTGGCGGAGACTTGAAGAGTTTGGTAGGAATGTACGGTTACATGGAGGAATCTATGGCTGCTTTTTACACAGCCGAGGTTTGTCTGGCTCTCGAATATCTGCACTCCCATGGCATCGTACATCGAGATCTCAAGCCAGATAATATGCTACTGTCCAAAGAGGGCCATGTCAAGCTCACAGACTTTGGTCTCAGCAAAATTTCTACTTCTACTTTGCACCGAGACTTGGAGATATCTGACTTGGTGAATTGCACTCCCAGCTTATGCACCAGAACTCCTGGTCAACTGCTCTCTCTGACATCTCATCTGACCTTTGACTCTGGACTGAAATCAACAATAAGTAACGATTCGAACCTCAACTCCAGTGAAAGAAGTAACCCTGCCATGGATTTATTACCAGAACTACAGATGCGCGGTCACCACCATTCTAACAGTTCTATAAATTCGCTTGCTTCCTCAGGTGTTCCATCTGGCGACTACTCTCGCGTCTCTGGTGTGACTCCATTTCAGTCTGCCGAAGATATCAAGATCTCGGTATTTTCGAGCGAGAGTTCAAACTCGAGCAGTTACCATACAGCAGAGGCATCGGCCTCCTCTTCAGTTGCCTCGTCGGAGGCTTCTGCATGCGAGTCTAACAACAACATCATCAACCACAACACAGAGGAGGAAGATGAATCAACTCTCGAGGCCGAACAGTCGCAACATCCGTTACCTCACCATACGAGTCCACTGAGTACCTGCAAGAAAACACTGTCTCGCGGGACCAAAAGAAAAAGACATGCTCAGGGGATGCAGAGTACGGGTCTGACGAGGGAGATCTGCTTGATGGGCTTAGATGGCGATCTTACCCCAAAGAGGAAAAACCGCGGACACATGTACTCCTGCAGGAGTCCGCCAGCAGTTGTGACAACCTTTAGACGTCAGGTCAAAGATGAAGATGGCACTGTAAAGACGGAGACTGGAAGCGGATCCGTAAGGGTAGCTTTTAGCACGCCGGTTTCATCGACAAAAAATCGGATTCGCAAAGAGGAGCGAATTTTCAAGAAGGATGAAGAGAAGCTAATTGTCAAGACCACGAGGTTCGATCTGCCCCCGACCACCGCGACACCAGATATTGCGGGAGAAGACTTGAACGGTAGCGAGCTTCATCCGCAGCACAGGTCGCCTCAGGGAATATCGCCTATAAAGACTCCAGCACCATCGGGGAATAGTTACACGCCTTTTCGGACACCAAAGTCTGTGAGGCGAGGAGCACAAGCCACCAATCGATCAGACGACAGGATTCTTGGAACTCCAGATTATTTGGCTCCAGAATTACTTCTTAGACACG GTCATGGAGCAGCGGTGGACTGGTGGGCGCTGGGAGTCTGTTTATTTGAGTTTTGTACGGGCATACCGCCTTTCAACGATGAAACGCCTGAAGCCGTGTTTGCTAACATCCTAGCGCGTGACGTGCCTTGGCCTGAAGGTGAAGAAAGTCTGTCTGCAAATGCGATGGCGGCCATCGACAGCCTGCTCACCCTAGATCAGAACGTACGTCCTTCAGCCAAGGAAGTGCGTACGATGAAGCTTTTCGAGAACTTTCCCTGGGACGATCCACAGAAAGCGGAACCGCCCTTTGTTCCGCAACCTGACGATAACTATGATACATGCTATTTTCAAG CGCGAAATATCTTACAACATCTTAACGTCAGCAGCTGCGATACATGA
- the LOC100117000 gene encoding serine/threonine-protein kinase VRK1, with product MSKAVAKKAPRKKGANGYKMPDPIPKGEIVTDLKKQKWIFGSSIGVGGFGEIYAAALYKDKTPTDYPAVIKIEPHGNGPLFVEMHFYMRNASPNDINNWKKEKKLPHLGMPPFLASGSHECNGEKYRFIVMERYGTDLWKLFLENDRIFPEHTVYKVSWQIINVLEYIHNKTYVHADIKGANLLLDLKSQNNVYLVDFGLASHYTTKDEYKLDPKKAHNGTIEYTSRDAHMGVPTMRGDFEILLYNMIQWICGALPWEKNLKDPGPVHQQKEKAFNNVQTFLKECFKTSEIPTPISQFMTLLASIKFNETPNYNTFRDILVKGLQKLNHTPTGKLEFSRKKVDKLPSTPKRTKASAAETKGSAKKSKPEPKAKPVPAAKSPRGKRNILPLNESLNSSIDSVVLNEKCINGRDMRRQLANIDCDAEYEVQIKKRKNKTSPKDSATPTKPPAKRGRKKIIQPEDLSGSDSEPEVVTRGTKTRPGSKPTPKTRQKTVAKKRLSEYDSEKDMFEESLDD from the exons ATGTCGAAAGCCGTGGCGAAAAAAGCACCGAGAAAGAAAGGAGCTAATGGATATAAAATGCCTGATCCTATTCCAAAGGGTGAGATTGTCACTGATTTGAAGAAGCAGAAATGGATTTTTGGCTCGTCCATCGGCGTCGGTGGCTTCGGAGAAATTTACGCCG CTGCACTTTACAAAGACAAAACTCCAACGGACTATCCAGCAGTCATCAAAATT GAGCCACATGGAAATGGACCGTTGTTTGTTGAAATGCACTTTTACATGAGAAATGCTAGTCCAAATGACA TAAATAACtggaagaaagaaaagaaacttCCACATCTTGGAATGCCACCATTTCTAGCTTCTGGAAGTCATGAATGCAATGGGGAAAAGTATCGATTTATTGTGATGGAACGCTATGGCACAGATTTGTGGAAactatttttggaaaatgacAGAATATTCCCAGAACACACTGTATACAAAGTGTCTTGgcaaatt ATAAATGTTCTAGAATACATTCACAATAAGACATATGTGCATGCTGATATAAAAGGAGCAAATTTATTACTTGATTTAAAGTCACAAAACAACGTTTACTTAGTTGATTTTGGTTTAGCATCACATTATACTACAAAAGATGAATATAAGTTGGATCCAAAGAAAGCTCACAATGGTACCATAGAGTACACGAGTAGAGATGCTCACATGGGAG taccAACCATGAGAGGTGACTTTGAAATTTTGCTTTATAACATGATCCAGTGGATATGTGGTGCATTACCATGggagaaaaatttgaaagatcCAGGACCAGTACACcaacaaaaagagaaagcaTTTAACAATGTACaaacgtttttaaaagaaTGCTTTAAAACATCTGAAATTCCTACACCTATTAGTCAATTTATGaccttactggcttcaatcaaaTTTAACGAGACCCCTAATTATAATACATTTAGAGACATTCTCGTTAAAGGTTTGCAAAAACTTAATCATACTCCTACTGGGAAGTTAGAATTCTCAAGAAAGAAAGTCGATAAATTACCATCAACTCCAAAGAGAACAAAAGCAAGTGCTGCTGAAACTAAAGGATCtgctaaaaaatcaaaaccagAACCAAAAGCCAAACCAGTACCAGCTGCTAAAAGCCCAAGAGGCAAACGAAATATTCTACCACTTAATGAATCTCTTAATAGTAGTATTGATTCAGTAGTcttgaatgaaaaatgtattaatgGAAGAGATATGAGAAGGCAGTTAGCGAATATTGATTGTGATGCTGAGTATGaagtgcaaataaaaaaaagaaaaaataaaaccagtCCAAAAGACAGTGCAACACCAACAAAACCACCTGCTAAGAGAggtcgaaaaaaaataatacagccAGAAGACTTATCTGGCTCTGATTCTGAACCCGag GTAGTAACAAGAGGAACGAAAACTCGTCCAGGCTCCAAACCGACACCAAAAACCCGTCAAAAGACCGTAGCTAAAAAACGACTATCCGAATATGACAGTGAAAAGGACATGTTTGAGGAAAGTCTTGATGACTGA
- the SP70 gene encoding serine protease 70 precursor, with the protein MGRFAILGIASCLLLVLLGSSYAESEQLAEDDSVLVEALPDSELTGLTASRRASRQLFSQRGPCLTSKGAVGKCTTFKECYPYFKIPDLGALDGWVLGIYDTCSYTQSDGRLGFGICCADLPVLPPVNEAPPVDDPAGGPIIEEPDNEDDTKAGRLPGEGSWPPPLPTHPPYHTIPPLPTHPPGHPGAAAGASTPKPPKVTGFPTTQRPLQTTWPTKRPGVPTPAPVAPAATSAPPSFNAACGAKNGPQDDKRIVGGHPTVQGEWPWIAGLFNAGRHICGGSLIDEIHVLTAAHCVAQMNSWDVARLTVRLGDYDIKTPHEVRHVEKRVKRVVRHRGFDMRTLYNDVAILTLNEPVEFSETIRPVCLPSGANLYTGKQAVVIGWGSLREGGPAPGKLQQVSIKIWSNAICKQKYGGAAPGGIVDSFLCAGEAARDSCSGDSGGPLMVNDGRWTQVGIVSWGIGCGKGQYPGVYTRVTHFLPWIYKNLK; encoded by the exons ATGGGGAGGTTCGCGATACTTGGAATCGCGAGTTGTCTTCTGCTTGTGCTGCTGGGCTCCAGCTAcgccgagagcgagcagcTTGCGGAGGATGACTCCGTTCTCGTCGAAG CTCTGCCGGACTCCGAGTTGACCGGGCTAACAGCGTCCCGCCGTGCTTCCCGTCAGCTGTTCAGCCAACGAGGGCCCTGCCTCACGTCCAAAGGCGCAGTGGGCAAGTGCACGACCTTCAAGGAGTGCTACCCCTACTTCAAGATCCCCGATCTAGGCGCACTCGACGGCTGGGTCCTGGGCATCTACGACACCTGCAGCTACACCCAGAGCGACGGTCGTCTCGGCTTCGGCATCTGCTGCGCCGATCTACCCGTTCTGCCACCGGTCAACGAGGCACCGCCCGTGGATGACCCCGCTGGTGGACCCATCATCGAGGAACCCGATAACGAG GACGACACGAAGGCAGGTCGTCTGCCAGGTGAGGGTTCCTGGCCACCACCTCTCCCGACTCACCCACCGTATCACACGATCCCACCGCTACCGACCCATCCACCGGGTCACCCAGGCGCCGCGGCCGGAGCATCGACCCCCAAGCCACCAAAGGTAACGGGCTTCCCCACGACTCAGCGACCTCTGCAGACCACTTGGCCGACCAAGCGACCGGGTGTTCCGACCCCGGCACCCGTCGCTCCCGCGGCGACCAGCGCTCCGCCATCGTTCAACGCTGCCTGCGGCGCCAAGAACGGACCTCAGGACGACAAGAGAATCGTCGGAGGCCACCCGACCGTCCAGGGCGAATGGCCCTGGATCGCCGGACTCTTTAACGCCGGCAGACACATCTGCGGCGGTTCGCTCATCGACGAGATACACGTTCTCACGGCCGCTCACTGCGTCGCTCA AATGAACTCTTGGGACGTGGCTCGTCTCACGGTCCGACTGGGCGACTACGACATCAAGACACCCCACGAAGTACGACACGTCGAGAAGCGCGTGAAGCGAGTGGTGCGTCACCGCGGCTTCGACATGCGTACCCTCTACAACGACGTCGCCATCCTCACCCTCAACGAACCGGTCGAATTCAGCGAGACCATCAGGCCGGTATGCCTGCCGTCAGGTGCCAACCTCTACACCGGCAAACAGGCCGTCGTTATCGGCTGGGGATCGCTCAGGGAGG GCGGTCCAGCTCCAGGTAAACTGCAACAGGTGAGTATCAAGATCTGGTCGAACGCCATTTGCAAGCAGAAGTACGGAGGAGCCGCTCCCGGTGGAATCGTCGACAGCTTCCTCTGCGCCGGAGAAGCAGCCAGGGATTCTTGTTCC GGCGACAGCGGCGGCCCTCTGATGGTGAACGACGGCCGCTGGACCCAAGTGGGTATCGTCAGCTGGGGAATCGGCTGCGGCAAAGGACAGTATCCGGGCGTGTACACGCGTGTCACGCACTTTTTGCCCTGGATCTACAAGAATCTCAAGTAA